In a single window of the Cygnus olor isolate bCygOlo1 chromosome 5, bCygOlo1.pri.v2, whole genome shotgun sequence genome:
- the SPATA7 gene encoding spermatogenesis-associated protein 7 isoform X1: protein MGVGMESGGGSRRGRVDEYPAVVIPRCGPASPFKGQLSTKSNAFCIDSTRSLTNQYLIRDHMMFHYNRILSAKAAVDCSAPRSRLTSIKLADQQRRERLKKKIARCEKEMCVGKNASRSSSRESGRLLSTSFGQSPLEAEDKDSPFPSVQHARYLSRAPSPYGEHGLVHSSPVKHTRKHSRNTSNTSNSNSSVSTSSTPRKHSGVSSSCSSDSFVSNGRSQRHQDRNSKVYSGDLLDRHSELFTGSQKPFTPRTLISDAKSVLSEYRYYTPARRKRKNRCKRHVEAETQTDVISFPTTDKASGRKVLTEQQRMTAKAGDNRYDVDEPERGIAAFPYSFLRETLLYSEQPSARTNIEAEEDDLLYLTFIEDVTNEILNLGLFSNRVLEQLFECHIEENKNRLDESKMRHLLDVLKADLSCSTEEVHTDWEAVDSLDLEEFNMMEEPELTSKSQRQRKATKREEFLTTMDLLLKEPSTCELPVCSENSKETRSKDDFLEDVAEMKNAEAESHSYVKSEDPDTSPSCEATLNLITCYSDLEANKELDDLEENFAEVLQISHDYS, encoded by the exons TGGATGAATACCCAGCTGTGGTCATTCCCAGATGTGGTCCAGCAAGTCCATTTAAAGGACAGTTAAGTACTAAGAGTAATG CTTTCTGCATTGATTCCACACGAAGTCTTACTAACCAGTACCTGATCAGAGATCACATGATGTTTCATTATAACAGAATCCTTTCAGCCAAAG ctgctgtagACTGTTCAGCACCCAGAAGTAGGCTGACCAGCATCAAAC TTGCTGAccagcagagaagagagagactgaaaaagaagataGCCAggtgtgaaaaagaaatgtgtgtggGCAAAAATGCCTCACGATCCAGCTCAAGAGAGAGTGGAAGGCTGCTGTCAACCTCTTTTGGACAG agtCCCTTGGAAGCAGAAGACAAAGACAGTCCGTTCCCCTCTGTTCAGCATGCACGGTACCTGTCAAGAGCACCGTCACCTTACGGCGAGCATGGCTTGGTTCACTCCAGTCCAGTAAAACATACCAGAAAACATTCTCGGAATACATCTAACACATCTAACTCAAACTCAAGTGTCAGTACATCAAGTACACCAAGAAAACACTCCGGAGTTTCAAGCAGTTGCTCTTCTGATAGTTTTGTGAGCAATGGTCGTTCCCAGAGGCATCAGGATAGGAACTCCAAAGTATACAGTGGGGATCTTCTAGACAGGCACTCTGAATTATTTACTGGAAGCCAAAAACCTTTTACTCCACGCACCTTAATATCAGATGCTAAATCCGTCCTGTCAGAGTACAGGTATTACACTCCTGCTcgaaggaaaaggaaaaaccgCTGCAAGCGGCATGTGGAAGCTGAAACACAGACTGATGTGATCAG CTTTCCAACTACAGACAAAGCATCTGGGAGAAAAGTTCTGACTGAACAGCAGAGGATGACAGCGAAG GCTGGAGATAACAGATACGATGTGGATGAGCCTGAGAGAGGAATAGCTGCTTTTCCATACTCCTTCCTAAG AGAGACATTGCTGTATTCTGAGCAGCCATCTGCAAGGACGAATATCGAGGCCGA aGAAGATGACCTTTTATATTTAACTTTCATTGAAGATGTAACAAATGAAATTCTTAACCTTGGGCTGTTTTCTAACAG agTTCTGGAACAATTGTTTGAGTGTCatatagaagaaaacaagaaccgTTTGGATGAG AGCAAGATGCGGCACCTGTTGGATGTGCTTAAAGCAGACctcagctgcagcactgaggaAGTTCATACGGACTGGGAAGCCGTGGACTCGCTGGACCTGGAAGAGTTTAATATGATGGAAGAGCCTGAGTTGACTAGTAAAAGTCAGAGGCAAAGGAAAGCTACAAAACGTGAAGAATTCCTTACAACCATGGATTTATTACTAAAGGAACCAAGCACATGCGAATTGCCAGTATGCAGTGAAAATTCAAAGGAGACACGGAGTAAGGATGACTTTTTGGAAGATGTTGCTGAAATGAAGAACGCTGAGGCAGAGTCTCACTCTTATGTGAAATCTGAAGACCCAGACACTTCACCCTCATGTGAGGCAACTTTAAACTTGATTACTTGTTACAGTGATTTGGAAGCCAATAAggaacttgatgatcttgaggAAAACTTTGCAGAGGTCCTTCAGATCTCACATGACTACTCCTAA
- the SPATA7 gene encoding spermatogenesis-associated protein 7 isoform X2 — translation MVDEYPAVVIPRCGPASPFKGQLSTKSNAFCIDSTRSLTNQYLIRDHMMFHYNRILSAKAAVDCSAPRSRLTSIKLADQQRRERLKKKIARCEKEMCVGKNASRSSSRESGRLLSTSFGQSPLEAEDKDSPFPSVQHARYLSRAPSPYGEHGLVHSSPVKHTRKHSRNTSNTSNSNSSVSTSSTPRKHSGVSSSCSSDSFVSNGRSQRHQDRNSKVYSGDLLDRHSELFTGSQKPFTPRTLISDAKSVLSEYRYYTPARRKRKNRCKRHVEAETQTDVISFPTTDKASGRKVLTEQQRMTAKAGDNRYDVDEPERGIAAFPYSFLRETLLYSEQPSARTNIEAEEDDLLYLTFIEDVTNEILNLGLFSNRVLEQLFECHIEENKNRLDESKMRHLLDVLKADLSCSTEEVHTDWEAVDSLDLEEFNMMEEPELTSKSQRQRKATKREEFLTTMDLLLKEPSTCELPVCSENSKETRSKDDFLEDVAEMKNAEAESHSYVKSEDPDTSPSCEATLNLITCYSDLEANKELDDLEENFAEVLQISHDYS, via the exons ATGG TGGATGAATACCCAGCTGTGGTCATTCCCAGATGTGGTCCAGCAAGTCCATTTAAAGGACAGTTAAGTACTAAGAGTAATG CTTTCTGCATTGATTCCACACGAAGTCTTACTAACCAGTACCTGATCAGAGATCACATGATGTTTCATTATAACAGAATCCTTTCAGCCAAAG ctgctgtagACTGTTCAGCACCCAGAAGTAGGCTGACCAGCATCAAAC TTGCTGAccagcagagaagagagagactgaaaaagaagataGCCAggtgtgaaaaagaaatgtgtgtggGCAAAAATGCCTCACGATCCAGCTCAAGAGAGAGTGGAAGGCTGCTGTCAACCTCTTTTGGACAG agtCCCTTGGAAGCAGAAGACAAAGACAGTCCGTTCCCCTCTGTTCAGCATGCACGGTACCTGTCAAGAGCACCGTCACCTTACGGCGAGCATGGCTTGGTTCACTCCAGTCCAGTAAAACATACCAGAAAACATTCTCGGAATACATCTAACACATCTAACTCAAACTCAAGTGTCAGTACATCAAGTACACCAAGAAAACACTCCGGAGTTTCAAGCAGTTGCTCTTCTGATAGTTTTGTGAGCAATGGTCGTTCCCAGAGGCATCAGGATAGGAACTCCAAAGTATACAGTGGGGATCTTCTAGACAGGCACTCTGAATTATTTACTGGAAGCCAAAAACCTTTTACTCCACGCACCTTAATATCAGATGCTAAATCCGTCCTGTCAGAGTACAGGTATTACACTCCTGCTcgaaggaaaaggaaaaaccgCTGCAAGCGGCATGTGGAAGCTGAAACACAGACTGATGTGATCAG CTTTCCAACTACAGACAAAGCATCTGGGAGAAAAGTTCTGACTGAACAGCAGAGGATGACAGCGAAG GCTGGAGATAACAGATACGATGTGGATGAGCCTGAGAGAGGAATAGCTGCTTTTCCATACTCCTTCCTAAG AGAGACATTGCTGTATTCTGAGCAGCCATCTGCAAGGACGAATATCGAGGCCGA aGAAGATGACCTTTTATATTTAACTTTCATTGAAGATGTAACAAATGAAATTCTTAACCTTGGGCTGTTTTCTAACAG agTTCTGGAACAATTGTTTGAGTGTCatatagaagaaaacaagaaccgTTTGGATGAG AGCAAGATGCGGCACCTGTTGGATGTGCTTAAAGCAGACctcagctgcagcactgaggaAGTTCATACGGACTGGGAAGCCGTGGACTCGCTGGACCTGGAAGAGTTTAATATGATGGAAGAGCCTGAGTTGACTAGTAAAAGTCAGAGGCAAAGGAAAGCTACAAAACGTGAAGAATTCCTTACAACCATGGATTTATTACTAAAGGAACCAAGCACATGCGAATTGCCAGTATGCAGTGAAAATTCAAAGGAGACACGGAGTAAGGATGACTTTTTGGAAGATGTTGCTGAAATGAAGAACGCTGAGGCAGAGTCTCACTCTTATGTGAAATCTGAAGACCCAGACACTTCACCCTCATGTGAGGCAACTTTAAACTTGATTACTTGTTACAGTGATTTGGAAGCCAATAAggaacttgatgatcttgaggAAAACTTTGCAGAGGTCCTTCAGATCTCACATGACTACTCCTAA
- the SPATA7 gene encoding spermatogenesis-associated protein 7 isoform X3: MWTCLLLLSKVADQQRRERLKKKIARCEKEMCVGKNASRSSSRESGRLLSTSFGQSPLEAEDKDSPFPSVQHARYLSRAPSPYGEHGLVHSSPVKHTRKHSRNTSNTSNSNSSVSTSSTPRKHSGVSSSCSSDSFVSNGRSQRHQDRNSKVYSGDLLDRHSELFTGSQKPFTPRTLISDAKSVLSEYRYYTPARRKRKNRCKRHVEAETQTDVISFPTTDKASGRKVLTEQQRMTAKAGDNRYDVDEPERGIAAFPYSFLRETLLYSEQPSARTNIEAEEDDLLYLTFIEDVTNEILNLGLFSNRVLEQLFECHIEENKNRLDESKMRHLLDVLKADLSCSTEEVHTDWEAVDSLDLEEFNMMEEPELTSKSQRQRKATKREEFLTTMDLLLKEPSTCELPVCSENSKETRSKDDFLEDVAEMKNAEAESHSYVKSEDPDTSPSCEATLNLITCYSDLEANKELDDLEENFAEVLQISHDYS; encoded by the exons ATGTGGACGTGTCTTCTCTTGCTTTCAAAAG TTGCTGAccagcagagaagagagagactgaaaaagaagataGCCAggtgtgaaaaagaaatgtgtgtggGCAAAAATGCCTCACGATCCAGCTCAAGAGAGAGTGGAAGGCTGCTGTCAACCTCTTTTGGACAG agtCCCTTGGAAGCAGAAGACAAAGACAGTCCGTTCCCCTCTGTTCAGCATGCACGGTACCTGTCAAGAGCACCGTCACCTTACGGCGAGCATGGCTTGGTTCACTCCAGTCCAGTAAAACATACCAGAAAACATTCTCGGAATACATCTAACACATCTAACTCAAACTCAAGTGTCAGTACATCAAGTACACCAAGAAAACACTCCGGAGTTTCAAGCAGTTGCTCTTCTGATAGTTTTGTGAGCAATGGTCGTTCCCAGAGGCATCAGGATAGGAACTCCAAAGTATACAGTGGGGATCTTCTAGACAGGCACTCTGAATTATTTACTGGAAGCCAAAAACCTTTTACTCCACGCACCTTAATATCAGATGCTAAATCCGTCCTGTCAGAGTACAGGTATTACACTCCTGCTcgaaggaaaaggaaaaaccgCTGCAAGCGGCATGTGGAAGCTGAAACACAGACTGATGTGATCAG CTTTCCAACTACAGACAAAGCATCTGGGAGAAAAGTTCTGACTGAACAGCAGAGGATGACAGCGAAG GCTGGAGATAACAGATACGATGTGGATGAGCCTGAGAGAGGAATAGCTGCTTTTCCATACTCCTTCCTAAG AGAGACATTGCTGTATTCTGAGCAGCCATCTGCAAGGACGAATATCGAGGCCGA aGAAGATGACCTTTTATATTTAACTTTCATTGAAGATGTAACAAATGAAATTCTTAACCTTGGGCTGTTTTCTAACAG agTTCTGGAACAATTGTTTGAGTGTCatatagaagaaaacaagaaccgTTTGGATGAG AGCAAGATGCGGCACCTGTTGGATGTGCTTAAAGCAGACctcagctgcagcactgaggaAGTTCATACGGACTGGGAAGCCGTGGACTCGCTGGACCTGGAAGAGTTTAATATGATGGAAGAGCCTGAGTTGACTAGTAAAAGTCAGAGGCAAAGGAAAGCTACAAAACGTGAAGAATTCCTTACAACCATGGATTTATTACTAAAGGAACCAAGCACATGCGAATTGCCAGTATGCAGTGAAAATTCAAAGGAGACACGGAGTAAGGATGACTTTTTGGAAGATGTTGCTGAAATGAAGAACGCTGAGGCAGAGTCTCACTCTTATGTGAAATCTGAAGACCCAGACACTTCACCCTCATGTGAGGCAACTTTAAACTTGATTACTTGTTACAGTGATTTGGAAGCCAATAAggaacttgatgatcttgaggAAAACTTTGCAGAGGTCCTTCAGATCTCACATGACTACTCCTAA